TGCAATCAGTCAAGGGGTTCCAGAAAGCAATATAGGCCATATTTGGTGATTCTCTTGGCTGAGAGATTAATCCAGAAAGTGCAGCAAGATCACTGTACATGTACTTGGCATGTATTGTTCTCTGCCTCTTAACAACCACTCTGTTCACATTTCCACTTTTTTCTGGCTTTCCAGCCATTCCCTCCTCACATCGGCAATCTCCTGGCCATACCAATCATGCAGCTTTGAGAAGCAGGCTGTCTCTGGAGACACAGGGCTTTCCTGCACAGCGGATGCAAAACCAGCAGTCAGCAGTCCACTGATGTTGCTGCCTGCTAGCCTTCGACGTGGTGGTAGGGGTGGAGGTTTTAAATATCCCCCATCGTGatcaaaaggagctcctccgcccaCAGAAGAACTATCACCCCAGGTAGCATAGCCATTTTCCATGATGACAGGGTGCTCCTGGACAGGTATCATTGTGGGATTAGAGAAATGTCTCTTCCGGCCAGAAGATGGTTTCTTTGGAAATTTATGGCTGGCAACCAAGCTCTTCCGGGCCTCCTCCAGTTGTTTCTCTAGCTCCTTAACCACTAGCCTCATGTAATCAAAGCTGGCCCGTGAAAGTGCCTTCACCCAAGCTTCCATAGCCATTTGGCAGTCAGCAACCAGTACGTAGGCCTTGGCCCCAGCCCCGTCAAACCGGATGGCAAAGGCAAACTCCTCCGCAGCCTCGCATAGCTCCACAGTGCAGCCCTCTAACACAATGAGCCCCAGGGGGTCACGGCTCTCCCGCTCTTCAAAGCAGAACAGCAAGTTGCCCTTGAGGACAAACCAGCGGCGCTGGTAGGAGGCGGTGTGATGGTGGCGCTCCACACGCTTACATAAGAAGCCAGTGTGATCGGCTGGAGAGTTGCACGTGGCATAATGAGCCACACTGCGCTCATTCAGCTTCATAGTAATGCTGTccccctgcagagagagagagagaggaaatgttAGTGAATTATCCATTTGGCATAGACTGCTTAATTCAAATAACTAAATACAGGCCATTCCTGAGTCTTTTAAAATCTTCTGCAGCATCAGATCTCCCACTCCAGTCGGTGATACAAGGCTAAACCCttacaccagggatagtcaacctgtggtcctccagatgttcatggactacaattcccatgagcccctgccagcgtttgctggcaggggctcatgggaattgtagtccatgggcatctggaggaccacaggttgactactcctgccttacaCCACTGAGATCCACTCTAAGGAATATTTATCAAACTATCCATAGCTAGGCCAGCCATTAGGTGTTACAGGAGCAAGAGGAGAGACTTCCATACTTAGtgacctcagcctgcagcagccAATAAATGAGGTGAggtgttagactaggatctgggagacctaggttccaatcctcactctgccatggaaatttcctggatgaccttgggccagacaaaTTTTCTCAGCCTAACTATCCTCAGAGttcttgtgaggacaaaatgggagGAGACAAGAACAATCTAACTGCTTTGGATgggggtataaataaaattaataaatacaatcaCCTGCCCCTATTCATGGAGAAATGTGACTTTGACCTGGCCTCTGCAGTCATATAAATACATGTTTGGGTTAGAAGGCAGTGCTCTAGATGTTTCTCAGACCAAAACACTTGCTGGGCTTCATCTTTCTCCTTGCTACTGATGCCAATCAGTGCAAGGATGCTGAAGACAGGAATCCCAAATAGAAAATGATTCAACTGACATTTCTGCATAAACAGAACAGAACCAACAACTGTGAAGTATTGTAATCCTCCATGGTTTCTTGCCTTCAAAAGATTGTAGTATTCACAAAGGCAACATTTCACACATAAATACATTCAGCCTTTCTGGTTAGAAATTCTGTTAATGTTGATTCTTCTCCCATCCACACTGACAGCGCTGTTCCAGTGTCCTAGTGCATCAATAATATACACACCCATAAGCCTAGGGATTGCAACAGGCATCAGGCCAAATAAAGCACCAGAGAATGCAACTCATTCATAATTATTTTGCCACTGAAATGACTGTCGGCAATGAAAGTCCCAAGAAACTGGTGGAGGTTATAAGCTGTACTGCACAACCGCCCACAAAGCAGTGTGCCACAGAGAATGGGTCCAAGTGAGGCTACAAGCACAATAGCTGGGTGagcttttggtttgtttttaaattacaaGCTTAGATCAGACACAAATTCTTTACAGGTCCATCCCCTCTCCTTTATTTGCAACCACCATTCTCTCTCCCGTCTCCACTACGTCTCTGTCTTCTCCTAGCCCCTGTCACTAATAGAGTTGAGGAGACTTCCAGGTACAGATGATGCAAGTCCTTTCCTGACAGCCCCTGGGTATTCTGCACCTATTGCAGTCAAAGTGGCCCACTGACCTCCGTTCTCCCTGcgaagtatttattatttatttatttattatatttatataccaccctcaccttgcagctcagggcggtttacagagaactTTGAAGCCATGAGACAGGTACAATATGGGTTCAAAGACAGCATCAGGTAATACTAGtagcaataatagtaataataacaacatgtAGTAATGATAACATCACTAATAATTGAAACTTTAACATATCAACTGCAACCCCATTGGTCAGTCAATGCAGAATTGCCCTTTGATGTGCTTAATGGGCACATCTGTATGGGAGGAGGGGTTCTGGGGCC
Above is a window of Paroedura picta isolate Pp20150507F chromosome 5, Ppicta_v3.0, whole genome shotgun sequence DNA encoding:
- the PHETA2 gene encoding sesquipedalian-2 — encoded protein: MKLNERSVAHYATCNSPADHTGFLCKRVERHHHTASYQRRWFVLKGNLLFCFEERESRDPLGLIVLEGCTVELCEAAEEFAFAIRFDGAGAKAYVLVADCQMAMEAWVKALSRASFDYMRLVVKELEKQLEEARKSLVASHKFPKKPSSGRKRHFSNPTMIPVQEHPVIMENGYATWGDSSSVGGGAPFDHDGGYLKPPPLPPRRRLAGSNISGLLTAGFASAVQESPVSPETACFSKLHDWYGQEIADVRREWLESQKKVEM